From a region of the Mucilaginibacter auburnensis genome:
- a CDS encoding DsbA family protein: MKVQIWSDVMCPFCYIGKRRFEKALDWFENSKDIEVEWKSFQLNPHLKTDPS; encoded by the coding sequence ATGAAAGTACAAATATGGAGCGACGTAATGTGCCCGTTCTGCTACATTGGCAAACGCCGGTTTGAAAAGGCATTAGATTGGTTTGAAAACAGCAAGGATATTGAAGTGGAGTGGAAGAGTTTTCAGCTGAACCCGCATTTAAAAACAGACCCATCATAA
- a CDS encoding GIY-YIG nuclease family protein, with the protein MLYSCGSTVIALSVVLLSLSKHRQQYTITFLWVYATYLHRGPYHGSTELTMTSVIALSVVMLSLSKHRQRHVMIVYGFMLHTCIGVRIMVRHAHHDISLYFHTELVQTHKLYISYYMKTYFVYILLCSDESYYTGVTNNIDIRFSQHAEGINPTCYTYKKATAETGVLRNVY; encoded by the coding sequence ATGCTGTATTCTTGCGGCAGTACGGTTATTGCATTGTCAGTTGTCCTGCTGAGCTTGTCGAAGCACAGACAACAGTACACGATTACCTTTCTATGGGTTTATGCTACATACCTGCATCGCGGTCCTTATCATGGTTCGACGGAGCTCACCATGACATCGGTTATTGCTTTGTCAGTTGTCATGCTGAGCTTGTCGAAGCACCGACAACGGCACGTGATGATTGTCTATGGGTTTATGCTACACACCTGCATTGGGGTCCGTATCATGGTTCGACACGCTCACCATGACATTTCCCTTTATTTTCACACTGAGCTTGTTCAAACACATAAATTGTATATTAGCTATTACATGAAAACCTACTTTGTCTACATTTTGCTTTGCAGTGACGAGTCATATTATACCGGAGTGACGAATAACATTGATATACGCTTTTCACAACATGCTGAAGGAATAAATCCTACGTGTTATACTTATAAAAAGGCGACCGCTGAAACTGGTGTTTTGCGAAACGTTTACTGA
- a CDS encoding nitrate reductase, which produces MTKKNTQSFTSTCCYCGVGCGVLVNKEKSGSITVQGDKNHPVNKGMLCSKGLNLHYTVNDKSDRLLYPQMRYNKNMPMQRVSWDDALDRAAAVFKTFIDKYGPDSVAFYASGQCLTEEYYVLNKLMKGFIGSNNIDTNSRLCMSSAVVGYKKALGEDSVPVCYDDIELSDCFYVTGANPAWCHPILWRRVEAHKAANPHIKIIVVDPRVTDSAGIADLHLQINPGTDITLNHAIGRVLIENGDIDLDFVTNHAEGFDAYSKLVFDRTVHESAVICGVSETDIRLAAKYIGNANGFITMWTMGLNQSAIGVNKNLSLINLNLITGQIGKPGSGPLSLTGQPNAMGGREVGGLSNLLPAHRDLANAAHREEVEKFWGGKPIQPTPGLTATEMFEALNNGRLKAIWILCTNPLTSLPNVRLAEEALKKAKFVVVQEVSNKSECLPYADVILPAAAWAEKEGTMTNSERRISYLNKVLDPPGEALPDAEIICRFAQKMGYHGFDFKDAATIYAEHVKLTAKTNIDISGLSYDVLKEMKTVQWPYKKKGALKGTSRLFTDKKFYTPSKKAIIHAVPDALTSEMPNEDFPFILTTGRVRDQWHTMSKTGKVNKLNQHYPQAFVELNPVDAEALNISEGDVTVITSRRGDVQVKAKISTQIKQGVVFLPMHWSKILGNDLNRANNVTSDQLDPVSKEPDFKFCAVKVEKFKKPFQRIVVIGAGAGSYGFVKSYRELNKDDQITVFSKENHPFYNRIMLPDYISGEQKWEQLVKMTDEEEPEYNINLQRGVSVEKIDRVNKVVTDSRGGKTPYDILLMATGSRAAVPKNVPTLPGIFTMRNRNDADNFKKHVPADGHVVIVGGGLLGLEMAASLREIGIRVTIIQRTSRFLNRQLDALGSQLLHEEMADQGCDIYYDDEIQLFYGRSKLTGVGLKSGRKLNCDAIILAIGTNPNMELARESGLECRRGVVVNERMQTSDPDIYAIGEIAEFDGTLYGISAAAEQQAAVVAAYMNGDIASYYKGSLFMNIIKIHGFDLCSIGLSECPNDTEYEEVVFIDKAKRYYKKCIIHQDRLVGAILIGDKSEFIEFRELIANKTELSEKRLQLLRSGNKAEPVIGKVVCSCNNVGAGNIQNKIDGGYVDLKQLCSATGAGMGCGSCRPEVKRLLDAALQNTVMAKAG; this is translated from the coding sequence ATGACTAAAAAGAACACCCAAAGTTTTACTTCAACCTGCTGCTACTGCGGGGTAGGCTGCGGTGTGCTCGTTAATAAAGAAAAGAGCGGCAGCATTACTGTTCAGGGTGACAAAAACCACCCGGTAAACAAAGGCATGCTATGCAGTAAGGGCCTTAACCTGCACTACACGGTTAATGACAAGAGCGACAGGCTGCTTTACCCGCAAATGCGCTATAATAAAAACATGCCCATGCAACGCGTAAGCTGGGATGATGCCTTGGATCGTGCTGCTGCCGTTTTTAAAACATTTATAGATAAATACGGACCCGACTCGGTGGCATTTTACGCATCGGGCCAGTGTTTAACAGAAGAATATTATGTGTTGAATAAGCTGATGAAAGGCTTCATCGGCAGTAATAATATTGACACCAACTCGCGCCTGTGCATGAGCAGCGCGGTGGTGGGTTACAAAAAAGCTTTAGGAGAAGACAGTGTGCCAGTTTGCTATGATGATATTGAACTGTCCGACTGCTTCTACGTAACCGGTGCCAATCCGGCCTGGTGCCATCCTATTTTATGGAGAAGGGTGGAGGCGCATAAAGCGGCTAATCCTCACATCAAAATTATAGTGGTTGACCCACGTGTTACCGACAGCGCGGGCATAGCCGATCTGCATTTACAGATCAATCCTGGGACCGATATCACGCTTAACCATGCCATTGGCCGTGTGCTGATTGAGAATGGCGATATTGACCTTGATTTTGTTACCAACCATGCCGAGGGTTTTGATGCCTACAGCAAACTGGTTTTTGATAGGACAGTGCATGAGTCGGCAGTGATCTGTGGTGTGAGCGAAACAGACATCCGTTTAGCTGCAAAATACATTGGCAACGCCAACGGCTTTATCACCATGTGGACGATGGGCCTTAACCAAAGTGCCATCGGTGTAAACAAAAATTTAAGTCTGATCAATCTCAACCTGATAACCGGGCAAATAGGTAAGCCGGGCTCTGGTCCGCTGTCATTAACCGGGCAGCCTAATGCCATGGGCGGCAGGGAAGTAGGCGGCCTATCCAACCTGCTACCGGCACACCGCGATCTGGCAAATGCCGCTCATCGCGAAGAAGTAGAAAAATTTTGGGGAGGCAAGCCTATTCAGCCTACGCCTGGCTTAACGGCCACCGAAATGTTCGAGGCCTTGAATAACGGCAGGCTAAAAGCGATATGGATATTGTGTACCAATCCGCTTACCAGCTTGCCCAATGTGCGCTTAGCTGAAGAGGCATTGAAGAAAGCCAAATTTGTGGTGGTGCAGGAGGTAAGCAACAAATCAGAATGCCTGCCTTATGCCGACGTGATACTGCCCGCCGCTGCCTGGGCCGAGAAAGAAGGCACCATGACCAACTCCGAGCGTCGCATAAGTTACCTGAATAAAGTGCTTGACCCACCGGGAGAGGCTCTGCCGGATGCCGAAATCATTTGCCGCTTTGCGCAAAAAATGGGTTATCACGGCTTCGATTTTAAAGACGCTGCCACTATTTACGCGGAGCACGTCAAACTCACCGCCAAAACCAACATCGACATAAGCGGATTGAGTTATGATGTGTTAAAGGAAATGAAAACCGTGCAGTGGCCCTATAAAAAGAAAGGCGCATTGAAAGGTACATCAAGATTATTTACCGATAAGAAATTCTACACCCCTTCAAAAAAAGCCATCATCCACGCCGTGCCCGACGCCCTGACCAGCGAAATGCCCAACGAGGATTTCCCATTTATATTAACCACCGGACGCGTTCGCGACCAGTGGCACACCATGAGCAAAACCGGTAAGGTTAATAAGCTCAATCAGCATTATCCGCAGGCTTTTGTGGAGCTGAACCCGGTTGACGCAGAGGCGTTAAACATTAGCGAGGGTGATGTTACGGTGATCACGTCTCGCCGGGGTGATGTGCAGGTTAAAGCCAAAATATCCACTCAAATAAAACAAGGCGTTGTGTTTTTGCCCATGCACTGGAGCAAGATATTAGGTAACGACCTTAATCGCGCTAACAATGTTACTTCCGATCAACTCGACCCGGTATCAAAAGAACCCGACTTTAAATTCTGTGCCGTAAAGGTGGAGAAGTTTAAAAAGCCATTTCAACGTATTGTGGTGATAGGTGCAGGCGCGGGCTCCTACGGTTTTGTGAAATCATACCGTGAACTGAATAAGGATGATCAGATCACTGTTTTCAGTAAAGAGAATCATCCCTTCTACAACCGCATTATGCTGCCCGACTACATCAGCGGCGAGCAAAAATGGGAGCAGTTGGTGAAAATGACCGACGAGGAAGAACCTGAATATAATATCAACTTACAGCGCGGTGTAAGTGTAGAAAAGATAGATCGTGTTAACAAAGTAGTAACCGATTCAAGAGGCGGTAAAACCCCTTATGATATTTTGCTGATGGCAACCGGCAGTCGTGCTGCCGTGCCTAAAAACGTGCCCACATTGCCGGGCATTTTCACCATGCGCAACCGCAATGATGCCGACAACTTTAAAAAGCATGTGCCGGCTGATGGTCACGTGGTGATCGTTGGCGGTGGTTTGTTGGGTTTGGAAATGGCAGCATCGCTGCGCGAGATAGGTATAAGGGTAACCATCATTCAGCGTACTTCAAGGTTTTTAAACCGCCAGCTGGATGCCTTGGGCAGTCAGTTGTTGCACGAGGAAATGGCCGACCAGGGTTGCGATATTTATTATGACGATGAGATACAGTTGTTTTACGGTCGCTCAAAACTTACAGGCGTAGGTTTAAAGAGTGGGCGCAAACTCAATTGCGATGCCATTATCCTCGCCATAGGTACTAACCCCAACATGGAGCTGGCCCGCGAGAGCGGTTTAGAATGCCGCCGTGGGGTAGTGGTAAACGAGCGCATGCAAACCAGCGATCCTGATATTTACGCCATTGGTGAGATTGCCGAGTTTGACGGTACACTGTACGGTATCTCCGCCGCCGCCGAACAGCAGGCAGCCGTGGTAGCAGCTTACATGAACGGTGATATAGCCAGCTATTACAAGGGCAGTCTGTTTATGAACATCATCAAAATACATGGCTTTGATCTGTGCAGCATCGGCTTATCAGAATGCCCTAATGATACCGAGTACGAAGAAGTGGTATTCATTGACAAAGCCAAGCGCTACTACAAAAAATGCATCATTCACCAGGACAGGCTGGTGGGCGCTATACTGATAGGCGATAAGAGCGAATTTATTGAATTCCGTGAACTCATCGCCAATAAAACCGAGTTGAGCGAGAAACGCCTGCAACTGCTTCGCAGCGGCAACAAAGCCGAACCTGTTATTGGTAAGGTGGTTTGCAGTTGCAACAATGTGGGTGCGGGTAACATTCAGAATAAAATTGACGGCGGCTATGTTGACCTAAAACAGCTATGCTCTGCCACGGGCGCGGGCATGGGCTGCGGCTCGTGCAGGCCGGAGGTAAAGCGCCTGTTAGATGCCGCCCTGCAAAATACAGTAATGGCTAAAGCAGGATAA
- a CDS encoding DinB family protein, with protein sequence MQINTGQLIQQLINEVMTQIMQAEHLLSLSDSLLNKKPDEHSWSIAQVAEHLNTYSTYYLPRISMALASASKTTVTDFKPGWLGNYFVGMMQPDNGIIKKKYKAAARHRPGVQLNSHEVLTTYITHQKQLITLLEQARSYDINKLHIPISIAPFIKLKLGDVFRFIVAHQQRHTLQMHNILATVNS encoded by the coding sequence ATGCAGATTAATACCGGCCAGCTTATTCAACAATTAATAAACGAAGTGATGACGCAGATAATGCAGGCTGAACACCTGCTCTCCTTAAGCGACAGCCTGTTAAACAAAAAGCCTGATGAGCATAGTTGGAGCATTGCCCAGGTTGCCGAGCACCTGAATACCTACAGCACCTATTACCTGCCTCGCATTAGCATGGCGCTGGCATCAGCCTCAAAAACAACTGTAACAGACTTTAAACCGGGTTGGCTGGGTAATTATTTTGTTGGGATGATGCAACCTGATAACGGCATCATCAAAAAGAAGTACAAAGCAGCTGCCCGGCATCGCCCTGGTGTCCAGCTAAACAGCCATGAGGTACTCACAACCTACATTACACATCAAAAACAGCTGATAACCTTACTTGAACAGGCGCGCAGCTACGATATTAACAAGCTGCATATACCCATAAGCATTGCCCCTTTTATAAAACTCAAACTGGGCGATGTGTTCCGCTTTATTGTGGCGCATCAGCAAAGGCATACCCTACAAATGCACAACATATTGGCTACGGTTAATAGCTAA
- a CDS encoding DUF1593 domain-containing protein yields MRKYFVLLALLCAMFKISIAQKAKPLNTNLKPRVIVLTDIAPIDIEPDDMESLIRLLSHADLFEIEGLVSTTGWSDYGDKEHPEIIHDVINAYEKDLPNLQKRSAQISFSKDESRQQLGYWPSPAYLRSRTVLGSTKMGVAALGETNNSAGSDLIIKMADEQDERPLWILVWGGGNTVAQAIWKVQKERPAADLKKFLHKLRVYTITDQDHVQFRYKHNASSHYWMRKEFADDLFFVWDESAWLYQNNTGKSRWDEYARDIQNHGALGAIYPKFKWGVEGDTPSFLYVWPNGLNDPENPSAGGWGGYFQRGISADSVTTAYINQKNTPANAISKKYQEKFYQALFNSFAARMDWAKDGKGNRNPTVIVNGDKTINLIRVNLKPGTTFTLDAAATTDAEGDQLHFNWWILTEAGTYQQPIAIDGSTSPKIKLKVPADAAGKTFHVICEVTDNGTPALTSYRRIIVSALK; encoded by the coding sequence ATGCGTAAATACTTTGTGTTATTGGCTTTATTATGTGCTATGTTTAAAATCAGCATAGCGCAAAAAGCTAAACCTTTAAATACTAACCTAAAGCCTCGCGTTATTGTTTTAACAGATATTGCGCCGATAGACATTGAGCCTGATGATATGGAATCGTTGATCAGGCTTTTATCCCACGCCGACCTGTTTGAAATTGAAGGCCTGGTATCAACAACGGGCTGGAGCGATTATGGCGATAAAGAGCATCCGGAGATCATTCATGATGTGATCAACGCTTATGAAAAAGACCTGCCTAACCTGCAAAAACGCTCAGCGCAAATATCGTTTTCGAAAGATGAGTCGCGGCAGCAATTGGGTTATTGGCCAAGTCCGGCCTACCTCCGCTCCCGGACTGTGCTTGGCAGCACAAAAATGGGGGTTGCTGCTTTGGGAGAAACCAATAACTCAGCAGGCAGCGATCTTATCATTAAAATGGCTGATGAGCAGGATGAACGGCCTTTATGGATATTGGTTTGGGGTGGAGGCAATACCGTTGCGCAGGCTATATGGAAGGTACAGAAGGAACGCCCGGCAGCCGACCTTAAAAAGTTTTTACACAAGCTGCGTGTTTACACCATAACAGATCAGGACCATGTGCAGTTTCGCTACAAGCACAACGCCAGTTCGCATTACTGGATGCGTAAGGAGTTTGCTGATGATCTGTTTTTTGTATGGGATGAATCGGCATGGCTATATCAAAATAATACCGGTAAGAGCCGTTGGGATGAGTACGCCCGCGACATACAGAACCATGGCGCTTTAGGCGCTATTTACCCTAAATTTAAGTGGGGCGTTGAGGGCGATACGCCATCATTTTTATACGTTTGGCCCAATGGCTTGAATGATCCTGAAAACCCATCGGCAGGTGGTTGGGGTGGATATTTTCAACGTGGCATTAGCGCCGATAGCGTAACCACTGCCTACATTAACCAAAAGAACACACCCGCCAATGCCATCTCCAAAAAGTATCAGGAGAAATTCTATCAGGCTTTGTTCAATAGCTTTGCCGCACGCATGGATTGGGCTAAAGATGGCAAAGGTAACCGCAATCCAACAGTTATAGTTAACGGCGATAAAACCATCAACCTTATAAGGGTCAATTTAAAGCCGGGCACTACCTTTACTTTAGATGCAGCTGCAACTACCGATGCTGAAGGCGATCAACTCCATTTCAATTGGTGGATATTGACGGAGGCCGGCACCTATCAGCAGCCCATAGCAATAGACGGCTCTACCTCCCCTAAAATTAAACTGAAGGTGCCGGCTGACGCTGCCGGAAAAACGTTCCACGTTATTTGCGAAGTCACTGATAATGGCACACCTGCTTTAACATCCTACCGTCGAATAATTGTTAGCGCATTGAAGTAA
- a CDS encoding 4a-hydroxytetrahydrobiopterin dehydratase, giving the protein MWQQQNNQLYRSFTFKDFKQAFVFMSEVAELAEHHNHHPTWTNTYNKVEIWLSTHSAGNMVTDKDNELAAAIDAVLLKMQGDEPAGEINA; this is encoded by the coding sequence ATGTGGCAGCAACAAAATAACCAGCTATACAGAAGTTTTACTTTTAAAGACTTTAAACAGGCATTTGTTTTTATGAGCGAAGTGGCTGAATTGGCCGAACACCATAATCATCACCCCACCTGGACCAATACCTATAATAAGGTAGAGATCTGGTTAAGCACTCATAGTGCAGGCAATATGGTTACTGATAAAGATAATGAGCTGGCTGCGGCTATTGATGCGGTTTTGCTTAAAATGCAGGGCGATGAACCTGCCGGTGAGATAAATGCCTGA
- a CDS encoding DsbA family oxidoreductase, with product MEEFSAEPAFKNRPIINVTQYLADIKGWTIDHARQMNNHVTQMAAAEGLSYDFDKAVVANSFDAHRFAHLAKQHGKGDEAEEALFNAYFTNGQNIADHTTLASLGESIGLDKTLVEQTLATDQYAADVHADIQQAQRYGISGVPFFVVDNKYAVSGAQEVAVFLQTLQKAHTEWSAANGPASLDVIDGDSCEVGGDC from the coding sequence GTGGAAGAGTTTTCAGCTGAACCCGCATTTAAAAACAGACCCATCATAAACGTTACCCAATACCTGGCTGATATTAAGGGCTGGACCATTGACCACGCCCGCCAAATGAACAACCATGTTACCCAAATGGCTGCCGCAGAGGGCCTGAGCTATGATTTTGACAAAGCCGTTGTAGCCAACAGCTTCGACGCGCACCGCTTTGCACACCTGGCCAAACAACACGGCAAAGGCGACGAAGCCGAAGAAGCCCTGTTCAACGCCTACTTCACCAACGGCCAAAACATAGCGGACCATACCACCCTCGCCTCCTTAGGCGAATCCATAGGTTTAGACAAAACCCTTGTTGAACAAACGCTGGCTACCGACCAATACGCCGCCGATGTGCATGCCGATATTCAGCAGGCGCAGCGGTACGGTATAAGCGGTGTGCCGTTCTTTGTAGTTGACAATAAATACGCCGTATCGGGCGCGCAGGAGGTAGCGGTGTTTTTACAAACCCTCCAAAAAGCCCACACCGAATGGTCGGCAGCCAACGGTCCTGCCAGTCTGGATGTAATTGATGGCGATAGCTGTGAAGTAGGCGGCGATTGCTAA
- a CDS encoding rubredoxin, which yields MEHLIKINLPGGFISAGDLYEILEIAESAGAASIRFGNRQQLYFTIAEERLEDLELDMLKSEISYEVDADQYPNIISSYVTDTIFTQFDGWLREGVYKDIFDAFDYQPQLKVNLVDNYQSFVPFFSGHINFIASGTSNYWYTYVRFPKTDILYCLPTLVYSEDIPVLAKSIEHTILNKPELFYNRTDVDTERFYTLLQKQVSVVFQPVTESLKLPDFFLPYYEGFNKYSNKYWLGVYRRNELFSIGFLKDVCLLCLKSRIGQIYTTPWKSLIIKGIDPADRNQWGLILSKYHLNIRHAANELNWQVEDVCREGLDLKLQLVRQFEEADLRTYQLSFAIKTQPKTGLQGAISIKKEKDELYSISHTRDFNPNSREEVVYADGVEQQQLSTHLIALCHSFQDMQCNAIVPETPLAEPAARTEEKELIYECSCCLTRYDKTYGDPLNDIAPGTDFEQLATYNCPVCDAPKSDFRLVSDGVDV from the coding sequence ATGGAGCATTTGATCAAGATCAACCTGCCCGGCGGTTTCATATCTGCCGGCGATCTGTACGAGATACTGGAGATTGCCGAAAGCGCGGGTGCCGCCAGCATCCGCTTTGGTAACAGGCAGCAATTGTACTTTACCATAGCTGAGGAGCGGTTGGAGGACCTTGAACTGGACATGTTAAAATCAGAGATCAGCTATGAGGTGGATGCGGACCAATACCCAAACATCATCAGCTCCTACGTAACCGACACCATCTTTACCCAATTTGACGGCTGGCTGCGCGAGGGCGTTTATAAAGACATTTTTGATGCCTTTGACTATCAGCCACAGCTCAAGGTGAACCTGGTGGATAACTACCAAAGCTTTGTACCATTCTTTAGCGGTCACATTAACTTCATCGCCTCGGGTACCAGCAACTACTGGTACACCTATGTGCGCTTCCCCAAAACGGATATATTATATTGCCTGCCTACGCTGGTTTACTCTGAGGATATACCCGTGCTTGCTAAATCCATAGAACACACCATCCTCAACAAGCCCGAGCTGTTTTACAACCGCACTGATGTTGATACCGAACGCTTTTACACCCTCCTGCAAAAGCAGGTTAGCGTAGTTTTTCAGCCGGTTACCGAATCGCTTAAACTGCCCGACTTTTTCCTGCCTTACTACGAGGGATTTAACAAATACAGCAATAAGTATTGGCTAGGCGTGTACCGCCGTAATGAGCTGTTTTCTATTGGCTTTTTAAAGGATGTTTGTTTGCTGTGTTTGAAAAGCCGTATCGGGCAGATCTACACCACGCCATGGAAATCGCTCATTATAAAAGGTATAGACCCTGCCGATCGTAACCAGTGGGGCCTGATACTCAGCAAGTATCACCTCAATATACGCCATGCGGCCAATGAGCTGAACTGGCAGGTGGAAGACGTTTGCAGGGAAGGCCTTGATCTTAAACTGCAATTGGTACGACAGTTTGAGGAGGCAGACCTGCGCACCTATCAGCTGAGTTTTGCCATTAAAACCCAGCCTAAAACCGGTCTGCAGGGTGCTATCAGTATCAAGAAGGAAAAAGATGAGCTATACAGCATATCGCACACGCGCGACTTCAACCCCAACTCGCGCGAGGAGGTGGTTTATGCCGATGGGGTGGAGCAGCAGCAGCTCAGCACGCATTTAATAGCCCTGTGCCATAGCTTTCAGGATATGCAGTGCAACGCCATTGTACCCGAAACTCCGCTTGCTGAACCCGCTGCACGAACCGAAGAAAAGGAATTAATTTACGAATGCAGCTGTTGCCTCACCCGTTACGACAAAACCTACGGCGACCCGCTCAATGACATTGCCCCCGGCACCGACTTTGAACAATTAGCCACCTACAACTGCCCCGTATGCGACGCGCCCAAGTCTGATTTCAGGTTGGTGAGTGATGGGGTGGATGTTTAA
- a CDS encoding Crp/Fnr family transcriptional regulator → MPAAHPTTEELSALKAFFNKVPVLPDKLFDELLPKWKARNYKRKTVITTEGEVERYLYFICEGVQRCFSTHNNKEFTTVFTYPFSFGGVVDSFLLQQPAKLTYESLTTTRLLYISYHDLFEVVDKHAELEKWMRIMLSHTLSGVLVRNQELSMFTAVEKLSALFARSPHLFNLIPDKYIASYIGVEKTTLSKMMNNIKL, encoded by the coding sequence ATGCCCGCTGCCCATCCTACCACTGAAGAGCTTAGCGCTTTGAAGGCATTTTTCAATAAAGTACCTGTTTTGCCGGACAAATTATTTGATGAGCTCTTACCTAAATGGAAAGCACGAAATTATAAACGCAAAACCGTAATAACCACCGAAGGTGAGGTTGAGCGCTACCTGTATTTTATTTGCGAAGGTGTTCAACGTTGTTTCAGCACGCATAATAATAAAGAGTTTACTACCGTATTTACTTACCCCTTCTCGTTTGGTGGAGTGGTTGACAGCTTTTTGCTACAGCAACCCGCTAAGCTTACTTACGAAAGCCTTACCACCACCAGGCTACTCTACATCAGCTATCACGACTTGTTTGAAGTAGTAGATAAACACGCCGAATTGGAGAAATGGATGCGCATCATGTTATCGCACACCCTATCGGGTGTATTGGTGCGGAATCAGGAGTTGAGCATGTTTACAGCAGTCGAAAAACTTAGCGCCCTGTTTGCCCGCAGTCCGCATTTGTTTAACCTGATACCCGACAAATACATAGCATCCTACATTGGCGTTGAAAAAACCACTTTGAGCAAAATGATGAATAACATTAAGCTGTAA
- a CDS encoding gliding motility-associated C-terminal domain-containing protein: MRKRYLLFFLLFVKTVAFAQTPPPGYSDPLKYYNFGAGGQTFGSPVFGLNNLVYTAGVPNFGAYTVINNTNINANNWWPVKDHTKNDGDSGYMMIGKPRNGIGDEVLFDDGVNGLCSGTSYELSAYLMNVSKVVGGTSPDISLRVVEVLSNGSPGTTYRTNYTLPKYSVNPDTLWSKITLQFTASPGIDNVRIYIVCNTTGGPNLDDFAIDDIAINAIGQKIDAVFTGPGNQVLRETCAATSESIEASATTPVNGNVIQWQEKVNNGLWEPIAGANSTTLSRMSSTTPGIYSYRAASGPPGQVDKFSCNVVSNEISIRVKPEVYVTAGADKLFYRTLPPVRLDGASNSNDVVWTSISGDDVSTLSSTTTASTFASPNQTTTYKLTARSDDSNTCGPEQVDFVTVLVADKVEPKNTFTPNGDGINDKWIIEGLDSYPSPVVRVYTRSGQLMYRSVGGSHPWDGTYKGKNVPAGVYYYIIDLNLAGMKLSGPLTVLR, encoded by the coding sequence ATGCGTAAAAGGTACTTACTCTTTTTTTTATTATTTGTAAAAACTGTAGCGTTTGCTCAAACGCCGCCCCCGGGTTACAGCGATCCTCTTAAATATTACAACTTTGGTGCAGGCGGACAAACGTTTGGCTCACCGGTATTTGGTCTTAATAACCTTGTGTATACTGCCGGCGTACCTAATTTTGGTGCTTATACTGTAATTAACAACACTAATATTAACGCTAATAACTGGTGGCCTGTTAAGGATCATACCAAAAATGACGGCGACAGCGGTTATATGATGATAGGCAAGCCGCGTAATGGCATTGGTGATGAAGTGTTGTTTGATGATGGCGTAAACGGCCTTTGTTCGGGTACCAGCTATGAGTTAAGCGCTTATTTGATGAACGTTAGTAAAGTAGTGGGGGGCACATCGCCCGACATAAGTTTACGCGTTGTAGAGGTATTGAGTAACGGATCACCCGGTACTACCTATCGCACAAACTATACGCTGCCTAAATATAGTGTAAACCCGGATACGTTGTGGTCAAAGATCACACTGCAGTTTACAGCATCGCCGGGAATAGATAATGTACGTATTTATATAGTATGTAATACAACCGGTGGCCCTAATTTGGATGATTTTGCTATAGATGATATTGCTATAAATGCCATCGGACAAAAAATAGATGCAGTGTTTACCGGGCCAGGAAATCAGGTATTAAGAGAAACCTGCGCTGCAACGTCTGAAAGCATTGAAGCCTCAGCAACTACTCCTGTTAACGGCAATGTTATTCAATGGCAAGAGAAGGTTAATAACGGTCTGTGGGAGCCAATTGCAGGCGCTAACAGCACCACCTTAAGTAGAATGTCGTCTACTACACCTGGCATTTACAGTTACCGCGCTGCTTCGGGTCCGCCGGGGCAGGTTGATAAGTTTTCGTGCAATGTGGTGTCAAACGAGATATCAATACGCGTAAAACCAGAAGTTTACGTAACTGCAGGAGCTGATAAGTTATTCTATCGTACCCTGCCGCCTGTAAGATTAGACGGTGCGAGTAACAGCAACGATGTGGTGTGGACCTCAATTTCAGGAGACGATGTAAGTACGTTAAGCAGTACCACCACGGCATCCACATTTGCCTCGCCTAATCAAACTACAACTTACAAATTGACAGCCCGGTCTGATGATAGTAATACTTGTGGCCCCGAGCAGGTTGATTTTGTTACTGTGTTAGTGGCTGATAAAGTTGAGCCCAAAAATACGTTTACGCCGAACGGCGATGGTATTAATGATAAATGGATAATTGAGGGTCTGGACAGTTACCCAAGCCCGGTTGTAAGGGTGTACACCAGGAGCGGGCAGTTAATGTACCGAAGCGTAGGCGGATCTCACCCATGGGATGGTACTTATAAAGGCAAAAATGTACCTGCGGGCGTTTATTATTATATAATTGACCTTAATTTAGCAGGAATGAAATTATCCGGACCGCTAACTGTATTAAGATAA